The Arachis ipaensis cultivar K30076 chromosome B07, Araip1.1, whole genome shotgun sequence genome includes a window with the following:
- the LOC107609112 gene encoding transcription termination factor MTERF4, chloroplastic, with protein sequence MRVMSFSGGTTVPASLFAPTEMPILALGYSKLSATALALRLPCNCMRRMRLATKLKYSVADRTSSASSHVDSPAESRPVSRRRGGGSSLYIRPSLSVMKKDREEMREKVYEFLRGIGIVPDELDGLELPVTVDVMRERIDFLHSLGLTIEDINNYPLVLGCSVKKNMIPVLDYLGKLGVRKSTFTQFLRRYPQVLHASVVVDLVPVIKYLEGMDIKPNDIPRVLERYPEVLGFKLEGTMSTSVAYLVGIGVSRREVGGVLTRYPEILGMRVGRIIKPFVEFLESLGIPRLAVARLIEKKPYILGFGLDEKVKPNVKSLEEFNVRRTLLPSIIAQYPDIIGIDLEPKLVNQRSLLNTVLDVDPNDFGRIVEKMPQVVSLTKGPMLKHVDFLKDCGFSLEQMRKMIVGCPQLLALNIDIMKLSFDYFQIDMKRPLEDLVIFPAFFTYGLESTVKPRHKVIAKKGLKCSLSWMLNCSDEKFEQRMEYDTIDMEEMETEPSFDMNSLMQPRNDESGSDYEDYDDSDDD encoded by the coding sequence ATGAGAGTAATGAGCTTTTCTGGAGGCACAACAGTACCGGCTTCTTTGTTTGCTCCTACAGAAATGCCTATTCTAGCTTTAGGTTATTCTAAGTTGAGTGCTACTGCATTGGCACTTCGGTTGCCATGTAACTGCATGAGAAGGATGCGTTTGGCTACAAAGCTTAAGTATTCTGTTGCTGATAGGACATCATCGGCCTCCAGTCATGTGGATTCACCAGCAGAGTCGCGTCCGGTGAGTAGGAGGCGGGGAGGTGGCTCGTCGTTATATATTCGTCCTAGTTTGTCAGTAATGAAGAAGGATAGGGAGGAGATGCGTGAAAAGGTTTATGAGTTTTTGCGGGGAATTGGCATTGTTCCTGATGAGCTAGATGGTCTTGAACTTCCTGTGACAGTTGATGTTATGAGGGAACGCATAGATTTTCTTCACAGTTTAGGACTTACAATTGAAGATATTAACAATTATCCACTTGTTCTTGGCTGCAGCGTCAAGAAGAATATGATTCCGGTGCTAGATTACCTTGGTAAATTGGGAGTCAGGAAATCCACATTCACTCAGTTTTTGAGGAGATACCCACAAGTGCTTCATGCGAGTGTGGTTGTGGATCTTGTGCCGGTGATCAAGTATCTTGAGGGGATGGATATAAAGCCAAATGATATTCCTCGGGTTCTTGAGAGGTACCCTGAAGTGCTAGGATTCAAACTTGAGGGAACCATGAGTACATCAGTTGCTTATTTGGTTGGGATTGGTGTATCCAGAAGAGAAGTTGGAGGGGTCTTAACTAGATATCCAGAGATTTTGGGGATGCGAGTTGGTAGAATCATCAAACCTTTTGTGGAATTTCTGGAAAGCTTGGGGATTCCAAGGTTAGCTGTTGCTAGGTTGATAGAGAAAAAGCCTTATATTCTTGGATTTGGGTTAGACGAGAAGGTGAAGCCCAATGTGAAGTCCCTTGAAGAGTTTAATGTCAGGCGAACATTACTTCCCTCTATAATTGCTCAATATCCTGACATAATTGGGATCGACCTAGAGCCAAAGCTTGTGAATCAGAGGAGTTTACTCAACACTGTACTTGACGTGGATCCTAATGATTTCGGAAGAATTGTTGAGAAGATGCCGCAGGTAGTTAGCCTTACCAAAGGACCTATGCTGAAACATGTTGATTTTCTTAAGGATTGTGGATTTTCTTTAGAGCAAATGAGGAAGATGATTGTTGGATGCCCTCAACTGCTTGCTTTAAACATCGACATTATGAAACTTAGCTTTGATTACTTCCAAATAGATATGAAAAGGCCTTTGGAAGACTTGGTTATTTTCCCAGCATTCTTCACGTATGGTCTGGAGTCAACTGTAAAACCAAGGCATAAGGTGATTGCTAAGAAAGGATTAAAGTGTTCTCTTTCATGGATGCTTAATTGTTCTGATGAGAAGTTTGAGCAACGAATGGAATATGACACTAttgatatggaggagatggaaacTGAACCATCATTTGATATGAATTCACTGATGCAACCAAGGAATGATGAATCGGGTTCTGACTATGAAGATTATGATGATAGTGATGATGATTAA